One Lycium barbarum isolate Lr01 chromosome 5, ASM1917538v2, whole genome shotgun sequence genomic window carries:
- the LOC132641833 gene encoding uncharacterized protein LOC132641833, with protein sequence MSSLAAARADNFYYPPEWSPKKGSLNKFNGQHALRERARKIDQGILIIRFEMPYNIWCGGCQSMIAKGVRFNAEKKQVGNYYSTKIWSFTMKSACCKHEIVIQTDPKNCAYVIISGAQKKTEDYDAEDAETLVLPVDEDKTKLVDPFYRLEHQEEDLKKKKEAEPLLVRLQRVSDTRHSDDYAMNKALRAKLRGQKKRVAEEEAAAKKIGLGIRLLPPSAEDAATAASVKFTHKFDRNRRDKRAIIYSGSIFSGSSGSSKHSELESKKRKINASAASKLLVGGFKPSSWSEAAVSSKRQRRI encoded by the exons ATG TCTTCACTTGCAGCTGCTAGGGCAGACAACTTTTACTATCCTCCAGAATGGTCTCCCAAGAAG GGTTCACTGAACAAGTTCAATGGTCAACATGCGCTCAGAGAGAGAGCAAGAAAGATAGACCAGGGCATTTTAATTATAAG GTTTGAGATGCCATACAATATCTGGTGTGGGGGATGTCAGTCGATGATTGCCAAGGGTGTGAGGTTCAATGCTGAGAAAAAGCAAGTAGGAAATTATTACTCCACAAAG ATATGGAGCTTTACAATGAAATCTGCATGCTGCAAGCATGAAATTGTCATTCAAACAGATCCAAAAAACTGTGCGTATGTAATTATTAGTGGAGCTCAAAAGAAGACTGAAGATTATGATGCTGAAGATGCCGAAACCTTAGTACTCCCAGTAGATGAAG ACAAAACTAAGTTGGTGGATCCCTTTTATCGCCTTGAGCACCAGGAGGAAgacttgaagaagaagaaagaagctgAGCCTTTACTTGTTCGTCTTCAGCGAGTATCTGACACTAGACATTCAGATGATTATGCCATGAACAAGGCTCTGCGAGCCAAGCTTAGG GGTCAAAAGAAAAGAGTTGCCGAAGAAGAGGCTGCTGCTAAGAAAATAGGACTTGGTATTAGGTTACTACCACCTTCTGCAGAGGATGCTGCAACTGCTGCAAGTGTTAAATTTACTCATAAGTTCGATAGGAACAGAAGGGATAAACGGGCCATCATTTACTCTGGATCAATCTTCTCTGGATCGTCTGGTTCCTCCAAGCATTCAGAACTAGAATCTAAGAAGAGAAAAATAAACGCCTCTGCTGCATCAAAGCTGCTGGTTGGAGGATTTAAGCCCTCGTCGTGGTCTGAAGCTGCCGTTTCGTCTAAGAGACAAAGGCGAATCTAA